From the Theobroma cacao cultivar B97-61/B2 chromosome 2, Criollo_cocoa_genome_V2, whole genome shotgun sequence genome, one window contains:
- the LOC18607300 gene encoding uncharacterized protein LOC18607300: protein MDEIQIKGAAGEEEIGDDFYEKIEAPKFVDLTAPDRCRTDNEDRYWFCHRVGCDQKHEEEMDSEAIYKNFVLRVMAARSPSVRLRKALKDTSSNLQCPRTVPAKSSKSRVSRLAMISSISQKMGDAKAKVRLVPKQNATTPNVRAAKQASAKALTTPRNKKCLSNPGTFSLRNPKPTTIEVPKSRVAAKALVFHSPKKAVKLKKSVELSSSLRKICAGMKKLDITDASKKNALGCNRPLDTSRKQLRGREVKSRVYDSLNSQNQKNKEAKSLKCLKKKNKEKDLQLSRGPMSHERNERDSTDKEIEAKSKDGSLEVCSTSGTCTNPSESLEQTIDEKVKISSLSNSGDNDAPKSQTGGHNESNERISPEENIEPCSKDKEIPEAEESDDKENALASHSKSSESKVMENEDKENTSASDENRKLNCTTGKLVKKDVLGKHEISKSIQKVNKLMNKTLKVNSASAVNSAQGMKYRKPKPTNPKPFRLRTDERGILKEANLEKKHFQAPLKETTTVPGSQAGNLWRKHQNVQRNEKCLGQTETVNCALEGTDNESDTRTLKDLPQTMKTSCSRISKGAIDRKLSTTPQKRTVPMHQKTKLEKTAQKSEGTLEKIKSPSIKPLVRPRGVASSRKTLVSNMKPGQLGVIKETSPRMSRTKETSDPDESGTSLATKPQGRRHTTIPKEPNFHSIHVPKSCTRRVL, encoded by the exons ATGGACGAAATTCAGATCAAAGGCGCCGCCGGCGAGGAAGAAATCGGAGACGACTTCTACGAGAAGATCGAGGCTCCTAAGTTCGTGGACCTCACCGCACCCGATCGTTGCCGCACCGACAACGAGGACCGTTACTGGTTCTGCCACCGTGTAG GATGTGATCAGAAGCATGAAGAAGAAATGGATTCTGAAGCCATTTATAAGAATTTTGTTCTTCGG GTTATGGCAGCTAGGAGTCCAAGTGTTCGGCTTCGAAAAGCTCTTAAAGATACAAG TTCAAATTTGCAATGTCCACGTACTGTTCCTGCTAAATCTTCAAAGTCTAGAGTGTCAAGATTGGCCATGATTTCATCAATTTCACAGAAGATGGGTGACGCCAAAGCGAAAGTTAGACTTGTTCCTAAGCAGAATGCAACCACCCCAAATGTTAGGGCAGCAAAGCAAGCATCTGCTAAAGCCTTGACTACTCCAAGGAACAAAAAGTGTCTCTCAAATCCAGGTACTTTTAGTCTTCGGAACCCCAAACCGACTACCATTGAGGTACCAAAGAGTAGAGTGGCGGCCAAGGCTTTGgtttttcattctccaaaGAAGGCAGTGAAGTTGAAGAAGTCTGTAGAATTGAGTAGTTCCTTAAGAAAGATATGTGCAGGGATGAAGAAGCTTGATATCACTGATGCAAGTAAGAAGAATGCATTGGGGTGTAATAGACCTTTAGATACTTCAAGGAAACAACTAAGAGGAAGAGAGGTTAAAAGCCGGGTATATGATTCTTTGAATTCTCAGAATCAGAAGAACAAGGAAGCTAAATCTTTAAAatgtttgaagaaaaagaacaaggaAAAAGACTTGCAGTTGTCCAGGGGGCCTATGTCTCATGAACGGAATGAAAGGGACTCAACTGACAAGGAGATTGAGGCGAAATCGAAGGATGGCTCTTTGGAAGTTTGCTCTACATCAGGTACTTGTACGAACCCTTCAGAGAGCTTGGAGCAAACCATAGATGAGAAAGTCAAAATTTCATCCCTGTCAAATTCTGGAGACAATGATGCTCCCAAATCCCAAACTGGAGGGCACAATGAAAGCAATGAAAGGATCAGCCCCGAAGAGAATATTGAACCATGTTCAAAGGACAAGGAAATCCCTGAAGCCGAGGAGAGTGATGACAAAGAAAATGCTTTGGCCTCTCACTCTAAATCAAGTGAAAGCAAAGTCATGGAAAATGAAGATAAGGAAAACACATCAGCTTCTGATGAAAACAG AAAATTGAATTGCACCACGGGAAAGTTGGTGAAAAAGGATGTTCTTGGCAAGCATGAGATTTCCAAAAGCATTCAAAAG GTAAACAAATTAATGAACAAGACATTAAAAGTGAACTCCGCATCTGCAGTCAACAGCGCTCAAGGGATGAAGTACAGAAAACCTAAGCCCACAAATCCGAAGCCTTTTCGGCTTAGAACTGAT GAAAGAGGAATTTTGAAGGAAGCAAACTTGGAGAAGAAACATTTTCAAGCACCTTTGAAAGAAACAACCACCGTTCCAGGATCCCAAGCTGGAAACTTATGGAGAAAACATCAGAATGTACAA AGAAATGAAAAGTGCCTTGGACAAACTGAAACTGTTAATTGTGCACTTGAAGGAACTGACAATGAATCAGATACAAGAACACTAAAGGATCTACCA CAAACTATGAAAACCTCATGCTCGAGGATTTCGAAAGGAGCTATAGACAGAAAGCTTTCTACCACTCCACAGAAACGTACTGTGCCTATGCATCAGAAAACCAAATTGGAAAAGACAGCTCAAAAATCCGAGGGTACATTggaaaagataaaatcacCATCTATCAAACCACTAGTGAGACCACGAGG GGTTGCATCAAGTAGGAAGACATTGGTTTCAAACATGAAACCGGGTCAACTTGGTGTAATAAAGGAAACGTCACCTAGAATGTCCAGAACCAAGGAAACATCAGACCCTGACGAGAGTGGAACTTCCTTAGCTACTAAACCTCAGGGAAGAAGGCATACAACCATTCCCAAGGAACCCAACTTCCATAGCATTCATGTGCCAAAAAGCTGCACAAGGAGAGTATTGTAG
- the LOC18607301 gene encoding proline iminopeptidase isoform X2 produces the protein MRLAIKFVSKSNFLFTHYSLPTIPSSRPRFPRSLASISNNFTFSGKKKSSLWVQRVSYKTETQLSDLMESGKEIQELNRNLYPAVEPYSTGFLKVSDIHTIYWEQSGNPNGHPVVFLHGGPGGGTSPSNRTFFDPEFYRIILFDQRGAGKSTPHACLEENTTWDLIDDIEKLREHLEISEWQVFGGSWGSTLALAYSQSHPDKVTGLVLRGIFLLRKKEIDWFYEGGAAAIYPDAWEPFRDLIPENERESFVTAYHKRLNSNDLETQCAAARAWTKWEMMTAHLLPNDDNIKRGDDDNFSLGRYDVCCPMMSAWDLHKAFPEADFKVVSDAGHSANEPGIAAELVAANEKLKNLLKN, from the exons ATGAGGTTAGCGATTAAATTTGTCTCAAAATCAAACTTTCTCTTCACTCACTACTCACTTCCCACAATTCCTTCCTCCCGTCCTCGCTTCCCTCGATCCCTTGCTTCAATTTCCAACAATTTCACTTTCTCAG GGAAAAAGAAGTCATCTTTGTGGGTGCAAAGGGTTAGTTATAAGACTGAGACTCAGTTAAGTGATTTAATGGAGTCAGGGAAGGAAATTCAAGAGCTTAACAGGAACCTTTATCCAGCTGTAGAGCCATATAGCACTGGTTTTCTCAAGGTTTCTGATATTCATACAATCTACTGGGAGCAATCAGGAAACCCAAATGGCCAT CCAGTTGTGTTTCTTCATGGGGGACCTGGAGGAGGAACATCGCCAAGCAATCGAACATTTTTTGATCCTGAATTTTACAGGATCATTTTATTTGATCAG CGTGGTGCAGGAAAGAGTACGCCCCATGCTTGCTTGGAAGAGAACACTACATGGGATCTAATTGATGACATTGAAAAGCTAAGAGAACACTTGGAAATTTCAGAATGGCAG GTCTTTGGTGGCTCATGGGGAAGTACACTTGCTCTTGCTTACAGTCAATCACATCCTGACAAG GTTACTGGCTTGGTTCTAAGAGGGATATTCCTTTTGCGGAAGAAAGAGATTGATTGGTTTTATGAAGGTGGTGCTGCTGCTATTTACCCTGATG CTTGGGAGCCATTTAGGGATCTTATTCCAGAAAATGAGAGGGAGAGCTTTGTTACTGCTTACCACAAGAGACTGAATTCTAATGATTTGGAAACACAA TGTGCAGCTGCTAGGGCATGGACCAAGTGGGAAATGATGACTGCCCATCTTCTACCAAATGATGACAACATCAAGAGAGGGGATGATGATAATTTTTCACTG GGAAGATATGATGTTTGCTGCCCTATGATGTCAGCTTGGGATCTCCACAAAGCATTTCCAGAGGCAGATTTTAAG GTTGTTTCAGATGCTGGGCATTCAGCCAACGAACCAGGAATAGCAGCTGAACTTGTGGCTGCAAATGAGAAGCTGAAAAACCTTTTAAAGAATTAA
- the LOC18607301 gene encoding proline iminopeptidase isoform X1: protein MRLAIKFVSKSNFLFTHYSLPTIPSSRPRFPRSLASISNNFTFSGKKKSSLWVQRVSYKTETQLSDLMESGKEIQELNRNLYPAVEPYSTGFLKVSDIHTIYWEQSGNPNGHPVVFLHGGPGGGTSPSNRTFFDPEFYRIILFDQRGAGKSTPHACLEENTTWDLIDDIEKLREHLEISEWQVFGGSWGSTLALAYSQSHPDKVTGLVLRGIFLLRKKEIDWFYEGGAAAIYPDAWEPFRDLIPENERESFVTAYHKRLNSNDLETQCAAARAWTKWEMMTAHLLPNDDNIKRGDDDNFSLAFARIENHYFVNKGFLPSDSFLLDNIDKIRHINSTIVQGRYDVCCPMMSAWDLHKAFPEADFKVVSDAGHSANEPGIAAELVAANEKLKNLLKN, encoded by the exons ATGAGGTTAGCGATTAAATTTGTCTCAAAATCAAACTTTCTCTTCACTCACTACTCACTTCCCACAATTCCTTCCTCCCGTCCTCGCTTCCCTCGATCCCTTGCTTCAATTTCCAACAATTTCACTTTCTCAG GGAAAAAGAAGTCATCTTTGTGGGTGCAAAGGGTTAGTTATAAGACTGAGACTCAGTTAAGTGATTTAATGGAGTCAGGGAAGGAAATTCAAGAGCTTAACAGGAACCTTTATCCAGCTGTAGAGCCATATAGCACTGGTTTTCTCAAGGTTTCTGATATTCATACAATCTACTGGGAGCAATCAGGAAACCCAAATGGCCAT CCAGTTGTGTTTCTTCATGGGGGACCTGGAGGAGGAACATCGCCAAGCAATCGAACATTTTTTGATCCTGAATTTTACAGGATCATTTTATTTGATCAG CGTGGTGCAGGAAAGAGTACGCCCCATGCTTGCTTGGAAGAGAACACTACATGGGATCTAATTGATGACATTGAAAAGCTAAGAGAACACTTGGAAATTTCAGAATGGCAG GTCTTTGGTGGCTCATGGGGAAGTACACTTGCTCTTGCTTACAGTCAATCACATCCTGACAAG GTTACTGGCTTGGTTCTAAGAGGGATATTCCTTTTGCGGAAGAAAGAGATTGATTGGTTTTATGAAGGTGGTGCTGCTGCTATTTACCCTGATG CTTGGGAGCCATTTAGGGATCTTATTCCAGAAAATGAGAGGGAGAGCTTTGTTACTGCTTACCACAAGAGACTGAATTCTAATGATTTGGAAACACAA TGTGCAGCTGCTAGGGCATGGACCAAGTGGGAAATGATGACTGCCCATCTTCTACCAAATGATGACAACATCAAGAGAGGGGATGATGATAATTTTTCACTG GCTTTTGCAAGGATTGAGAACCATTACTTTGTGAATAAAGGATTCCTTCCTTCAGATTCATTCTTGTTGGACAATATTGACAAGATAAGGCATATTAATTCTACAATTGTACAG GGAAGATATGATGTTTGCTGCCCTATGATGTCAGCTTGGGATCTCCACAAAGCATTTCCAGAGGCAGATTTTAAG GTTGTTTCAGATGCTGGGCATTCAGCCAACGAACCAGGAATAGCAGCTGAACTTGTGGCTGCAAATGAGAAGCTGAAAAACCTTTTAAAGAATTAA
- the LOC18607299 gene encoding squalene monooxygenase, which translates to MAYQYIVGGVIASLLGFVFWYNSLVRELKKTRTSSMEFPVENRVKKTGNGEVAGAIDVIIVGAGVAGAALAYTLGKDGRRVHVIERELNEPDRIAGEGLLPGGYVKLTELGLEDCVAGIDAQRILGYDLYKDGKSTKISFPLEKFQSHVAGRTFHNGRFVQKLREKAASLPNVNLEQGTVTSLLEENGTILGVHYKNKSGQELTASAPLTIVCDGGFSNLRRSLCYRKVDIPSYFVGLVLENCKLPHANYGAIILEDPSPILFYPISSTEIRCLVDVPSQKLPSVSGGEMAHFLKTVIAPKIPPELYTAFISAVEKQNNIRTMANRTMPAAPLPTPGALLMGDAFNMRHPITGGGMTVALSDVVVIRDLLRPLHNLGNASAVCRYLESFYTLRKPMASTINTLADTLHKVFSASSDPAMEQMQQACFGYLSLGGIFSNGLSSLLSGLYPRPSSLAFHFFAMAVYGVGRLLLPFPSPNRIWTGAKLIWVASGILFPLIKSEGVRQMFFPLTVPAYYRAPPL; encoded by the exons atgGCTTACCAGTACATAGTTGGAGGAGTGATAGCTTCTCTTCTGGGGTTTGTTTTCTGGTACAATTCTTTGGTAAGAGAACTCAAGAAGACAAGAACATCATCTATGGAGTTCCCAGTGGAAAACCGTGTGAAGAAAACCGGAAACGGCGAGGTTGCTGGGGCTATAGATGTTATCATAGTCGGTGCCGGAGTTGCAGGTGCTGCTCTTGCCTATACTCTTGGAAAG GACGGACGTCGAGTGCATGTGATCGAGAGAGAGTTAAACGAACCTGACAGAATTGCTGGTGAAGGTCTATTACCAGGAGGCTACGTCAAGTTAACTGAGTTAGGCCTGGAGG ATTGTGTAGCTGGGATTGATGCTCAGCGAATTTTGGGTTATGATCTGTACAAGGATGGAAAGAGTACCAAGATATCTTTTCCCCTGGAAAAATTTCAGTCCCATGTGGCTGGAAGAACCTTCCATAATGGACGCTTTGTACAAAAGTTGCGGGAGAAAGCTGCATCTCTTCCCAA TGTAAATCTAGAACAAGGGACAGTAACATCTCTGCTTGAAGAAAATGGGACTATTCTAGGAGTGCATTACAAAAACAAGAGTGGTCAAGAGCTGACAGCATCGGCTCCCCTCACCATTGTCTGCGATGGTGGATTCTCAAATTTGAGACGCTCTCTCTGCTACCGTAAG GTTGATATCCCCTCTTATTTTGTTGGTTTGGTTCTGGAGAACTGTAAACTGCCGCATGCAAATTATGGAGCTATTATACTGGAAGATCCTTCACCTATCTTGTTTTATCCTATTAGCAGCACTGAAATTCGTTGCTTGGTTGATGTACCTAGCCAAAAACTACCTTCTGTTTCAGGTGGTGAAATGGCCCATTTCTTAAAAACTGTGATAGCTCCCAAG ATTCCTCCTGAACTATACACTGCCTTTATCTCTGCAGTAGAGAAGCAGAACAACATAAGAACTATGGCGAATAGAACCATGCCAGCAGCTCCACTCCCTACTCCTGGTGCACTTTTGATGGGTGATGCATTCAATATGCGACATCCTATAACCGGAGGAGGAATGACTGTTGCACTATCTGATGTTGTTGTGATAAGGGATCTTCTAAGACCCTTGCACAATCTAGGTAATGCATCGGCAGTTTGCAGATATCTTGAATCTTTTTATACCCTGAGGAAG CCAATGGCATCTACGATAAATACGTTGGCTGACACCCTACACAAGGTATTTAGTGCCTCGTCTGATCCTGCAATGGAGCAAATGCAACAAGCATGTTTCGGCTATTTGAGTCTTGGAGGCATATTTTCAAATGGACTATCATCTCTACTCTCTGGTCTGTACCCTCGTCCATCAAGCTTAGCATTTCACTTCTTTGCCATGGCAGTGTATGGTGTTGGCCGGTTGTTACTTCCATTTCCTTCTCCCAACCGCATTTGGACCGGGGCTAAACTGATTTGG GTTGCATCAGGTATCCTTTTCCCCCTTATAAAGTCTGAAGGAGTCAGACAAATGTTTTTCCCTCTAACTGTGCCAGCATACTACAGAGCTCCTCCCCTCTAA